A genomic region of Dreissena polymorpha isolate Duluth1 chromosome 4, UMN_Dpol_1.0, whole genome shotgun sequence contains the following coding sequences:
- the LOC127878249 gene encoding serine-rich adhesin for platelets-like produces the protein MLYFQIIVLLLCAYAVKYSEGQDAVQNEAPISISSTIEVLTTTPPLPENGITSDTPSVFEASSSSPSLSLTTVPEDPVLPNSTSTIEVNSKDVSTASLADSTQSGDASNNLASDQSSLTPIQLLPESSSIAPFTSSISETSIIDSTIQTTSDLNPIHTSIETLSVSTPDSLITNVDVSTSFTTILSIAVSAESTSSVLADITFPIETSTSYSPASSTIEQVTTEHSLTSTSETSPIINSSQSFETLTSISHLISLLSSTIDSTKTVVSTDMTQPGTTISSSKVGTVTTIAGPDFETNSETTKTNASEDSTSTTGIYPTSNTNIETTHSITQSTIMSTFSTLLENAAVNTPIATCTEDATNTSHQTNNASATFDYKILLKFEGECGSLKTNEEFRTKIFNTISSMFHTLYNISKEEIYYFRISCSPNELVMIIRDADQQAVDAIVQTLVNYSASYFDANLFSLSDAHILGLQSETDANIGFLETELEFTDILIISISSFLFFVLLLMCIVMVCRECLRRKKGQSFTLTEVSHVNTKLADFTLTKIPRPKVIYEKDGVTEASAPHTSKFLDELKHVSCQSGWSSEDGVNRENRQSINAENILVRMSDWRDGVVFGVTSRHMYPAMYPENTASPVSDDVNRNLIALSNSNPSNGGVANRGFLSDNFTANNDIEKDDELEMTL, from the exons ATGTTATACTTTCAAATTATTGTACTATTGCTGTGTGCATATGCCG TCAAATACAGCGAAGGCCAAGATGCTGTCCAAAACGAGGCCCCTATCTCTATCAGCTCTACCATTGAGGTCCTTACTACAACACCACCTCTGCCTGAAAACGGCATAACGAGCGATACACCTTCTGTTTTCGAGGCTTCTAGCTCTAGCCCTAGTTTGTCATTGACGACAGTTCCTGAGGATCCTGTTTTGCCTAATTCCACATCAACAATTGAAGTTAACTCAAAAGACGTTTCCACAGCTTCTTTAGCGGATTCCACTCAGTCAGGCGATGCATCAAATAATTTGGCATCAGATCAATCATCTCTAACCCCGATACAATTATTGCCTGAGTCTTCTTCCATCGCGCCTTTCACGTCGAGTATTTCAGAAACGTCAATAATTGATTCAACTATTCAAACTACAAGTGATTTAAATCCGATTCATACGTCAATAGAAACACTCTCGGTTTCTACACCAGATTCTTTAATTACAAACGTAGATGTAAGTACGTCATTCACTACTATTTTAAGTATTGCAGTATCAGCAGAGTCGACTTCGTCGGTGTTAGCAGATATAACTTTTCCTATAGAAACTTCAACCTCTTATTCACCGGCATCATCAACAATAGAGCAAGTCACTACCGAGCACTCGCTTACATCAACTTCGGAAACGTCGCCAATAATTAATTCTTCTCAATCATTTGAAACATTGACGTCGATATCGCATTTGATATCTCTATTGTCTTCTACAATTGACTCAACTAAGACAGTGGTTTCGACTGATATGACTCAACCAGGAACAACGATTTCATCATCAAAAGTGGGGACTGTAACAACCATTGCTGGACCAGattttgaaacaaattcagaaaCGACCAAAACAAATGCTAGCGAGGATTCAACATCAACAACAGGTATTTACCCGACGTCGaatacaaatattgaaacaaCACATTCGATCACACAATCAACTATAATGTCCACATTTTCAACACTACTAGAGAATGCAGCCGTAAATACACCGATAGCCACGTGTACTGAAGACGCTACAAATACATCTCATCAAACCAACAATGCCTCTGCCACATTTGACTACAAAATTCTTCTGAAATTTGAGGGCGAGTGTGGTTCGCTGAAAACGAATGAAGAATTTCGCACGAAGATATTCAATACTATTTCAAGCATGTTTCACACATTGTATAATATATCCAAAGAAGAAATATACTACTTCAGAATTTCATGTTCACCGAATGAGCTGGTTATGATCATTCGCGATGCTGATCAACAGGCTGTAGATGCGATCGTTCAAACGCTCGTTAATTATTCGGCTTCATATTTTGACGCAAACCTTTTCTCACTTTCTGACGCACATATATTGGGACTGCAATCTGAAACAGATGCCAATATTGGCTTCCTTGAAACTGAGCTAGAGTTCACCGACATTCTCATCATTTCAATTTCGTCGTTTCTGTTTTTCGTTTTATTGCTAATGTGCATCGTCATGGTATGCCGAGAATGCTTGCGCAGGAAAAAGGGCCAATCCTTTACGCTTACGGAAGTTTCTCATGTTAACACTAAACTTGCGGACTTCACACTCACTAAGATACCTCGCCCGAAGGTTATTTACGAAAAGGATGGGGTGACTGAGGCTTCTGCCCCTCACACGTCTAAGTTCCTAGACGAACTAAAACATGTCAGTTGTCAGTCCGGTTGGTCATCGGAAGATGGCGTCAACAGAGAAAACCGTCAGTCGATAAACGCCGAAAATATACTAGTCCGAATGTCGGATTGGAGGGATGGTGTTGTTTTTGGTGTGACGTCACGGCATATGTACCCGGCCATGTACCCGGAGAACACGGCATCGCCAGTTTCTGATGACGTTAACCGGAATTTGATCGCTTTGAGCAACAGCAATCCGTCCAATGGAGGAGTCGCAAACCGCGGGTTTCTCTCTGATAACTTCACTGCAAATAATGACATCGAAAAAGATGATGAACTAGAGATGACGCTCTAA